Proteins co-encoded in one Haladaptatus sp. ZSTT2 genomic window:
- the surE gene encoding 5'/3'-nucleotidase SurE yields the protein MRSMSMEILLTNDDGIDSTGFRVLYDALSAVGSVTAVAPKEDQSAVGRKMSREVRIHDHELGYAIEGTPADCVVAGVQSLTPDPDLVVAGINRGANLGEYVLGRSGTVSAAVEAAFFGIPAIAVSLYIPGGWNAFKKHQETADSYREAVRAAEYLTTHALNAGVFDHADYLNVNAPMPGEEPADMEITRPSHVYQMDAEQNGETVTLHDRIWEKMAAGDIPDPRGSDRRAVVDGRISVSPLTAPHTTEHHEALDALAETYL from the coding sequence ATGAGGAGTATGAGCATGGAGATTCTGTTGACCAACGACGACGGCATCGACAGCACCGGATTTCGCGTGCTGTACGATGCCCTCTCTGCGGTGGGGTCGGTGACGGCCGTCGCCCCCAAAGAAGACCAGAGTGCTGTGGGGCGCAAGATGTCGCGGGAGGTGCGCATCCACGACCACGAACTCGGCTACGCAATCGAGGGCACGCCAGCCGACTGCGTCGTCGCGGGGGTGCAGTCACTCACCCCCGACCCCGACCTCGTCGTCGCTGGAATTAATCGCGGCGCGAACCTCGGTGAGTACGTCCTCGGGCGCTCTGGAACGGTGAGCGCCGCCGTCGAAGCCGCCTTCTTTGGCATCCCCGCAATCGCCGTTTCGCTCTACATTCCCGGCGGGTGGAATGCCTTTAAGAAGCACCAAGAGACAGCCGATTCCTACCGCGAGGCCGTCCGAGCGGCCGAATATCTCACGACTCATGCGCTCAACGCGGGCGTGTTCGACCACGCCGACTATCTCAACGTGAACGCACCGATGCCCGGCGAGGAACCGGCAGACATGGAAATCACTCGGCCGTCGCACGTCTACCAGATGGACGCAGAACAGAACGGCGAGACCGTGACGCTCCACGACCGCATCTGGGAGAAGATGGCAGCAGGCGACATCCCCGACCCACGCGGGAGCGACCGTCGGGCAGTCGTTGACGGACGTATCAGTGTCTCGCCGCTCACGGCACCCCACACGACCGAACACCACGAGGCGCTTGACGCACTGGCTGAAACGTACCTGTAG
- a CDS encoding ester cyclase, which translates to MATTDVLSANKALVQREMTEVWNEDKLDVLDELYAPDVKIGTRRMGDSTPLVTLDDIKAIHREWDEGFPDATVTVNELAAEGDVVFAWWTITGTHTGQFRGYKPTGNEIAVDGFSFWKIKDGRVVEMTDGASMTTLLGQIGVQIPTS; encoded by the coding sequence ATGGCAACGACAGACGTTCTCAGCGCGAACAAAGCGCTGGTTCAACGCGAGATGACCGAGGTATGGAACGAAGACAAACTCGACGTACTCGATGAATTGTACGCCCCCGACGTGAAAATCGGAACTCGGCGGATGGGCGATTCGACGCCACTCGTCACACTTGATGACATCAAAGCGATTCACCGTGAGTGGGACGAGGGGTTCCCGGACGCAACCGTCACGGTAAACGAACTGGCCGCAGAGGGTGACGTGGTGTTCGCGTGGTGGACGATAACCGGCACGCACACCGGACAGTTTCGCGGCTACAAGCCAACCGGCAATGAGATTGCCGTCGATGGATTCAGCTTCTGGAAAATCAAAGACGGGCGGGTTGTTGAAATGACAGACGGCGCGAGTATGACGACCCTTCTCGGCCAGATTGGTGTGCAGATTCCGACGAGCTAA